Part of the Gramella sp. Hel_I_59 genome, GAGAAGTTAATGGTGGTTCAATTATTTGAAATTCACCCTCCTCATATTCGCGGCGCAAATGTACGATATTTTTTAATAAACTGACCTACAGTATGTTAAAGCTTATCTAAAGTATTAAAGGAATTAACTTTTATGTAACTTATTGTGGTTCAACAAGTTAAACATTCCGTAAGAAATTAGCTACTAACGCCTTATTCCCTGCTTGTTGATCCAACGCACATATTCCTGCTTATTTCGGTTATGTTGCGCTAAGTTTTTAGCAAATTTATGGTAGCCGAAATTTTCAACATTTGCTACGAAATAAAAATAATCGTGATCCTCGTAATTTAGTACCGCATTGATAGATGAAATATCGGGCATCCAGATTGGTCCCGGCGGCAGCGTAGAATATTTATAAGTGTTATAAGGTGAATCTATTTCCAGATCTTTATAAAGAACTCGTTTGATGATCGTATCAAAATTCTGAGTTTGTCTCTTAATGGCATAAATGACTGTTGGATCTGCATCCAGCTTCCATCCATTTTTGAATCGGTTCATATAAACTCCGGCCACTCTAGGACGCTCATCAACCTTTGCTGTTTCTTTTTGAACGATTGAAGCAATGGTGATCACTTCAGATGGAGTTAAACCAATTTGTTCAGCCTTCTCTAACTTTTCAGCAGTCCAGAACCTGTCGTATTCCTTTTTCATTCGCTGCTGAAATTCTTCCGCAGAAGTATTCCAGTAAAATTCATACTGGTTTGGTATGTACATTCCTAAACCTGTGTTCTCATCTAAATCATTTTCAGCTAGAAATTTAGGATTTTTAAAGGCTTTCAACAACTCCACACTATCCGCTTCGATTTGCTGAGATATCCTACCCGCCAGATTTTCCAGACGTTCCTGGTTATTGAAAATTACCTTTACCGGATTGTTTCCAACTCTCAACCTGTTCACCAGATCATTATTATTCATCCCTTTTTCGATAGTATATCTTCCTGGTCTGACTTTAGAAGCATAACCTTTCTTCTCTGCCACCAGTCTAAAGGACTCTTTGTCTTTAATATAAGGATCCAGCGTATCAAGAACCGATTGGAATGTAGCGCCAGTTGGAATATACACTACTTTCTCTGAATCCTCCATTTTAATATTTGAGGTGAAGATGCTATTGTATATATAGTAACTAAAAATACCTGCGCCAATTAAACCCAGAATCGCAATTGCCAGAATAATTTTCTTAATGTACATCGTTGATCAATTGATAAAGTATTTCATCTTTATATTCCCCATTATGCATGCTCCAATCTTTCTTTAAGCCTACTTTTCTAAAGCCATTCTTTTCAAAGACCTTCTTACTGTCTTCGTTGCCTTCAGTTACATTTGCGTAAACCTGGTGTAATCCCAGGTGAGTAAAACAGAAATCGCATAACAACGAAAGACTTTCTCTTCCATAGCCTTTTTTACGATCTTTGGGATCTGCGATCAGGATACCAAGTGCAGCACGCTGATCCTTAATATCAAGATCGAAAACGTCGATAAGACCTACAGCTCTACCCCTTTTCGTACAGATAACGAGTCTTAACTGTTTAATATCATAGATATCACGGTGTGCATTCTCAATATACTGGCGAATCAAGAATTTGGAATATGGAGTCTGCGTCGAACTTACTTCCCAGAAATTCTCATTATTTTCAATTTCATGAACAAAATCCAGATCTTCCGGCTCCAGCGCTCTTAGGAATATTTTCTTTCCATTTAATGTTAACATACAATTTCACCTTTAAAAACCTGAACAGCCGGCCCCGTTAGCCAGATATTTTCAAATCCTGAACCTGTTTTCTCGAACTTTACTTCCAAAGAACCTCCAGGTGTTTCAAGCTTAACTTCTTTATTCTGGATCTTACCAGTTTGGTAGGCCGCGATTGCCACTGCTGTAACTCCAGTACCACAGGAAAAGGTCTCATCCTCTACTCCGCGTTCATAAGTACGTACCTTTAGAACCCCATCATTGATTTGCTGCACAAAATTTACATTAGTGCCATTATTATCTTTATACATTTCAGAATATCGAATTTCTGAACCCTTCTGCCGAACGTCTTCAGATTGCACATCTTCCACAAAAACTACGTGATGCGGCGAACCAGTATCCAGGAAACTATATTCCTCCTGAAGCTTGAGATCCGTCACATTCTGCATTTTCAAACTTACAATACCTTCGCTGATCGTAGCTTTGTGCGGCCCATCTATTGCAGTAAACCGGGCGGTTTTTTCAACTATTCCCAGGTAGTTCGCAAAAGCGACCAGACAGCGTCCTCCATTCCCACACATGCTACTTGGATTACCGTCTGCGTTGAAATAGACCATTTTAAAATCGTCTTCAGCAGCATCAGGTTCCTCGAGCAGGATGAGTCCGTCACCCCCAATTCCGAATCTTCTGTCACACAGCTGTTTGATCAATTTGGTATTATTTTTGGATACTTTAAGATCACGGTTATCGATCATGACAAAATCGTTCCCGGTGCCCTGGTATTTATAGAATTCTAGATTCATTTCTTCATTTTCAAGAGGCGCGAATATACGATTTTGAACAGAAATCATAGCCTGTTAAATGGTCGTTAAAAATCGCAATTTGAATACTAAGTTGGAAAAATTAAAGGTTAAATAATCAAATAACATCCGAAAATGAAAAAAATAGCAAATCTAATTCTGGCCTCTGCCCTTGGTGGCGCCATGACCCTGGGAAGTTATAAGTTACTGGTAGAAGATGATAATATTACTTCCTACGAAAACAATAGTGAAACAACAGAGAGTTTCCTTCCTGTTAGCAATACTCCAAATTACGGGACAAATGTTGATTTTACAGATGCTGCTGAAAAAACCACACATGCTGTGGTTCACGTAAAGAACGTAGCGGTATTTAAAGGAGGACCAAGAAGTATCTGGGAATATAATCCTTATGGTACTGAAGGTGGTCGCGCTTTACAGGGTGCGGGTTCTGGTGTAATTATAACTCCTGATGGTTATATCGTTACGAATAACCATGTTATTAAAGGAGCGAGTGAAATCGAGGTAACTCTGAATAATAATAAAACATACACTGCCGAAGTGATTGGTAGTGATCCTGCTTTTGACATCGCACTTATAAAAGTTGAGCCGGAAGGTGAACTGGATTATATTCCGTTTGGAGATTCAGACAACGCTGAAATTGGAGAATGGGTTCTTGCAGTTGGAAACCCTTTCAATTTAAAGTCCACAGTTACTGCAGGGATCGTAAGTGCAAAAGCTAGAGATCTGAATGTTAATGACAGTTCACCACAATCATTTATACAGACAGATGCCGCCATTAACCCTGGTAACAGCGGTGGAGCTCTTGTAAATATCAACGGTGAATTAATTGGTATCAATACAGCGATCACCTCTCCAAGCGGTAGCTATATTGGATATGCTTTTGCTGTACCTTCCAATAATGCCAGAAAGATCGTTGAAGACATTATGGAATACGGAGACGTGCAAAAAGGAATTCTTGGAATTAGAGGCGGGACCATAAATGAACAAATTTCTAATGACCGTAACCTCAACATTTCGCA contains:
- the mltG gene encoding endolytic transglycosylase MltG, encoding MYIKKIILAIAILGLIGAGIFSYYIYNSIFTSNIKMEDSEKVVYIPTGATFQSVLDTLDPYIKDKESFRLVAEKKGYASKVRPGRYTIEKGMNNNDLVNRLRVGNNPVKVIFNNQERLENLAGRISQQIEADSVELLKAFKNPKFLAENDLDENTGLGMYIPNQYEFYWNTSAEEFQQRMKKEYDRFWTAEKLEKAEQIGLTPSEVITIASIVQKETAKVDERPRVAGVYMNRFKNGWKLDADPTVIYAIKRQTQNFDTIIKRVLYKDLEIDSPYNTYKYSTLPPGPIWMPDISSINAVLNYEDHDYFYFVANVENFGYHKFAKNLAQHNRNKQEYVRWINKQGIRR
- a CDS encoding GNAT family protein, with the translated sequence MLTLNGKKIFLRALEPEDLDFVHEIENNENFWEVSSTQTPYSKFLIRQYIENAHRDIYDIKQLRLVICTKRGRAVGLIDVFDLDIKDQRAALGILIADPKDRKKGYGRESLSLLCDFCFTHLGLHQVYANVTEGNEDSKKVFEKNGFRKVGLKKDWSMHNGEYKDEILYQLINDVH
- the dapF gene encoding diaminopimelate epimerase, with product MNLEFYKYQGTGNDFVMIDNRDLKVSKNNTKLIKQLCDRRFGIGGDGLILLEEPDAAEDDFKMVYFNADGNPSSMCGNGGRCLVAFANYLGIVEKTARFTAIDGPHKATISEGIVSLKMQNVTDLKLQEEYSFLDTGSPHHVVFVEDVQSEDVRQKGSEIRYSEMYKDNNGTNVNFVQQINDGVLKVRTYERGVEDETFSCGTGVTAVAIAAYQTGKIQNKEVKLETPGGSLEVKFEKTGSGFENIWLTGPAVQVFKGEIVC
- a CDS encoding trypsin-like peptidase domain-containing protein → MKKIANLILASALGGAMTLGSYKLLVEDDNITSYENNSETTESFLPVSNTPNYGTNVDFTDAAEKTTHAVVHVKNVAVFKGGPRSIWEYNPYGTEGGRALQGAGSGVIITPDGYIVTNNHVIKGASEIEVTLNNNKTYTAEVIGSDPAFDIALIKVEPEGELDYIPFGDSDNAEIGEWVLAVGNPFNLKSTVTAGIVSAKARDLNVNDSSPQSFIQTDAAINPGNSGGALVNINGELIGINTAITSPSGSYIGYAFAVPSNNARKIVEDIMEYGDVQKGILGIRGGTINEQISNDRNLNISQGVIVGAVTPGSGAEKSGIQEFDVIRKIDDIKIAKFSDLTGYINSKRPGDIVKVQLIRNGESKTVDIELTKLETYSLPTLGFEVANTTKEELEKYNAPNGVRISRMLTDDLPSSELIGGIISEINNKEVNSIGDVEQIMENRKKSNPIVVTYHNLKGEKQRMIWR